The Sphaerisporangium siamense genome includes the window CCGGAGGCACGACGATGGGCTTCGGCGCGGGCGGCGACGCCTTCGACGGCGCCGGACCGCCGCCCCCCGCGGGGCCGACCGGCACCTGCGCGGGCCGGTCGCCGGAGAACAGCACGAACACCAGCACGACGACCACCGCCGTGACCAGCGCCGCGCCGATGCCGTAGACCACCCTGAGGGGGATGTCGCCGACCCGCAGGAGCACCGCCCTCGTCCAGCGGCGCACCGGGCCCACCCGCACGGGGCGCGGCCCAGCCGGCCGGGAAGGAGGCTCCTCGCCCGCCCAGTACGGGAACCCCGCCGGCTCGGCGACCGGGGGCTCGTCCTCCGGCCGCGCGACCACGACCGGCCTGCCGGGGACGCGGAGCCTCGGCGTCGTCGGGATGCCGGACTCGTCGGGCGGGGCGCCGGCGGCGGGCTCATGGGCGCCGGACTCGTGGGCGGGGGGCTCGTAGGGGGCGACGCGTTCGTACGGATGCGGGAACGATCCACGCCCGCGCCGGACGTCCACCGTGTCGTCGGCCTGCTCACCGGCCTGGTCACCGGCGCGGTCGCCGGTCCGGTCACGGCCGTCGTCCGGGACGTCCTTCCCGGTGGCCCGGGCGGCGTCCTCGGCGGTTCCCGCGCCTTTCGCCCCGTTCCCGCCGGCCGCCGCGATGACGGCCGCCAGTTGGTCGGGCGTCATCCGGGGCATCGGCGTGGTGGGCGCGTCATAGGAGGGGACGTACGTCGGAGACCGCCCCGCACCAGGGCGGTCAGGGGTGTCTCCCGAGCCGTCCACCATGTCGGCAGACTACGTCACAAATGGCGATGCATGTGGCGCGCCACCCCATCAATATGCCGCGCCGGAGCAGGTGACGGGCAGGCGACCGACCGAGCCCTCGGACGAAGAGCGTTACTCCCGTTACCAAAGACCACACTTCACATAAGGCACACCAAGATCTACTCATTGTCCGAAATGGCGGGCATCTCGGGCGAGGCGGCCGGGAACCACATCATCCATGGCAATGACACCAGGTAACCGGCGTTCCGGGCGCGCCCGCCGCGTCGCCGCAGCCGTGCCCGCCGTGGCCCTGGTGGTCGGCGGCTGCGGCCTCGCCGGATCGCCCGCCGCGACGAACACGTCCTACACAGGGACGGACACGACGCCGCCGCCCGGCTCGACCACCGAGGAGCAGGCGTACGAGCGGACCATCGCGCAGGTGCTGCCGTCGATCGTGCAGATCACCACGCGCGGCGGCCTCGGCTCGGGCGTCGTGTACGACACCGCCGGGCACATCCTGACCAACGCCCACGTCGTCGGCAAGTCCAAGACCTTCGAGGTGACGCTCGCCACCGGCGGCAGGCCGCGCAAGGCCAACCTCGTCGCGTCCTACCCGCTCGGCGACCTGGCCGTGATCCGGGTCACCGACCGTTCGGGGCTCACGCCGGCGCGGTTCGGCGACTCCACCAAGCTCAGGGTGGGGCAGATCGTCCTCGCGATGGGCAACCCGCTCGGCCTGTCCGGCAGCGTGACGAACGGCATCGTCTCGGCCCTCGGCCGCACGGTGACGGAACCGCAGGGCGGGGGGTCGCCGGGCGCCACCATCACCAACGCGATCCAGACCTCCGCCGCGATCAACCCGGGGAACAGCGGCGGCGCCCTGACGAGCCTGGGCGGCGAGGTCATCGGCATCCCGACGCTCGCGGCGATCAACCCCGACCTGGGCGGCGGCGCGGCGCCCGGCATCGGGTTCGCCATCCCGAGCAGCACCGCCAAGGACGTCGCCGAGCAGATCATCAAGTACGGCCGGGTGACGAACACGCGCCGCGCGGCCCTCGGGATCCGGGTCAACACCGTGGTCGGACCGGACGGCCAGCCGGTCGGCGTGGGCGTGGCCCAGGTGGACCCGAACAGCGGCTCCGCCAAGGCGGGCATCCGGCCGGGCGACATCATCCTGAGCGTCAACGGCAAGCCGACGCCCACCGCCGCCGCGCTGTCGGAGGTGCTCGCGGGCCTCACCCCGGGGTCCACGGCCGGCGTGGAACTTTTGCACCCCGACGGGAAGACCACGACGGTGAACGTCACCCTCGGCATCCTGTCCGGAAGCTGACTCCCCTCACCCGCCCCGCGGCGTGACAGGGCGTCGAGCTGCGGGAGCGGGCCGGAGTAGAGCCTGCTGTACTCCGGGTCTCCCGTTGGCGGGATCGCCCGGCCACGCGGCGGATTCGTACGTTCATAAGAGTGACGAACGCACCGGACGACGAACAGGAGCACCGCATGTCCCATCACAGGCGGACCGGCCAGGTGAACCAGGCGCGGGGCACCGGCCCCGCCCAGCGGTGAGGCGCGATCGGCCGTGATCGACCCCAGCCGCATCCAGACGTCGAAGGACATGTCCGAGCAGTTGCGCGCGTTGTTCAAGGAGGGACGCTGGAGCCATCGCCGCCTGGGCGAGGCCGCGGGCCTCAGCCCGGCCACCGTGCACGCCATCGTCAGCGGGGCCACCGAGCTGCCCCGCACCGGCACCCTGGTCGCCTTCGTGACCGCGTGCGGCCAGCCCAAGGAGCCGTGGATCGCGGCGCGCCGCCGCGTGGCCGACGTCACCGTGACGAACCCGACGCGGGAGCAGCTCAGGCGCCAGGTGGATCAGCTACGGGCCCGCGCGGAACGCGCGGAGGCCGAGCTCGGTGCCCTGCTGAGGAACAGGACGGAGGTCTGCTCCGGCCCGCCCGTCAGCGGCGGAGGAAGGCCGTGACGGCGGTGAGGAACTCCGCCGGGCGGGTGCCGTGGATCTCGTGCCCCGCGTCGACCGTGACCAGCTCGGCGCCGGGGATGCGGGCGGCGAGCTCTCTGACCTGCTCCTGCGGCAGGTGGCTCGACGGGCCGCCCGCCAGCACGAGCGTCGGCGCGGTGATCTTCGCGAGCCCTTCCAGCCAGGCCGGGTCGGGGTCGTCGCGCTGCCGTGCCGTCTGCTCGACCATGGCCCAGTCGAACTCCAGCGGCCCCTCCGGACGCGGCGGGACCGCCAGGCCGGCCGGGACGGGCAGCGGCACGTCCTCCAGCACCAGGCGCTCGACCCGGTCCGGGTACTCCTGCGCGACCAGGTAGGCGACGAACCCGCCGAGCGAGTGTCCGACCAGCGACGCCCGTTCCAGGCCGAGCACGTCGAGCAGGCCCACCACGTCGTCGCGCATCGAGGTCAGCGCGTACCTGCCGGGCCGGTCGCTGCGGCCGTGTCCGCGCAGACTCAGCGCATGCACCCGGAAGGACTCCGCCAGCGGGCCGATCACCCGGTCCCAGTCGGTGTGGTCGTAGCCCCGGCCCGGCAGCAGCAGCAGCGGAGGCGCCGCCGGATCACCCTCCGTCCGATACGCGAGCCTGACCCCGTTGACGAGCGCGAACCGAAGATCCCCCATGCCCACCACCGTAAGCGCCGCCCCCGGCCCGCCGGACCGCGTTCGCGCGAAGAGGAAAACCGCCCCGGGAAACACGGAAGGCCCCGCCCATGTGGGCGGGGCCGTGTGGTGGAGGTGGCGGGAATCGAACCCGCGTCCTTCGGCACCACGTCAGGGCTTCTCCGGGTGCAGCTTGCTGTGATTTTCTCGGCCCCGGTGATCACGCAAGCAAGTCACCGACGGGCCCAGTCACTGTTTGGTTTCCCTACCGACCCCGTGACCGGGTCGATCGGTTTAGCCTCCTAGCGATGCCAGATCCCGGGCCGGAGGCTATCCCGGGCTGACAAGGGCGAGGTCCTCGCTCAGGCGGCGAGGGCCAGCTGGCCCTGAGTGCGCGTGTTATTGGCACTTATTGTGTGCGGTCACAGTGTTAACGAGGTTATGTCCGCAGTCCTCGACCCGCTTCCCCTGGCGTGACAT containing:
- a CDS encoding S1C family serine protease, whose translation is MTPGNRRSGRARRVAAAVPAVALVVGGCGLAGSPAATNTSYTGTDTTPPPGSTTEEQAYERTIAQVLPSIVQITTRGGLGSGVVYDTAGHILTNAHVVGKSKTFEVTLATGGRPRKANLVASYPLGDLAVIRVTDRSGLTPARFGDSTKLRVGQIVLAMGNPLGLSGSVTNGIVSALGRTVTEPQGGGSPGATITNAIQTSAAINPGNSGGALTSLGGEVIGIPTLAAINPDLGGGAAPGIGFAIPSSTAKDVAEQIIKYGRVTNTRRAALGIRVNTVVGPDGQPVGVGVAQVDPNSGSAKAGIRPGDIILSVNGKPTPTAAALSEVLAGLTPGSTAGVELLHPDGKTTTVNVTLGILSGS
- a CDS encoding AsnC family protein; the protein is MIDPSRIQTSKDMSEQLRALFKEGRWSHRRLGEAAGLSPATVHAIVSGATELPRTGTLVAFVTACGQPKEPWIAARRRVADVTVTNPTREQLRRQVDQLRARAERAEAELGALLRNRTEVCSGPPVSGGGRP
- a CDS encoding alpha/beta fold hydrolase; its protein translation is MGDLRFALVNGVRLAYRTEGDPAAPPLLLLPGRGYDHTDWDRVIGPLAESFRVHALSLRGHGRSDRPGRYALTSMRDDVVGLLDVLGLERASLVGHSLGGFVAYLVAQEYPDRVERLVLEDVPLPVPAGLAVPPRPEGPLEFDWAMVEQTARQRDDPDPAWLEGLAKITAPTLVLAGGPSSHLPQEQVRELAARIPGAELVTVDAGHEIHGTRPAEFLTAVTAFLRR